From the genome of Silurus meridionalis isolate SWU-2019-XX chromosome 12, ASM1480568v1, whole genome shotgun sequence, one region includes:
- the esamb gene encoding endothelial cell-selective adhesion molecule isoform X2, with translation MIHLELSSPGEYALCDSQRVEMPRKDVEAIKGQMVVLEAWYTPTSAIKKNTVIWNFMASGSTQIISYSSGEIGIGSFEYRKRVGFAVPMPSANLSIYINNTQESDSGSYLCNVIIPGAPGLTGELQLTVKVPPSTPVCSMSGDPVLRGNVTLSCKSSYGKPVPQYKWTKAAPLSEVYFSPMQKWRSCPQPILVLGYLDEKQGTLHLSNLTKGMSGKYVCKASNTAGSDTCHINLEVSTPSKAWLIAGATVGSVVGFVALILFLVFIFRRECDTEEEMANEIKEDAQAPKRVSWSKSATASDIVSKNGTLSSITNSPAPQDTPHLPNNHYPYSPQGCDSILTTSGGAHVYRGEPNPLHGLPGYNGSKMSSHAHQHYQPKNSCTLRTNGAQPQAPCPISVNVRSMSFCGTVPVQAGSLV, from the exons ATGATCCATCTTGAACTGTCGAGCCCAGGAGAATATGCTCTCT GTGATTCCCAGAGAGTTGAGATGCCTAGGAAAGACGTAGAAGCAATCAAGGGCCAAATGGTGGTTCTTGAGGCATGGTACACTCCCACATCCGCCATCAAGAAAAATACAGTCATCTGGAACTTCATGGCCAGTGGCTCCACACAA ATCATCTCATATTCTTCAGGTGAGATCGGGATTGGAAGTTTTGAGTACAGAAAACGTGTTGGCTTCGCTGTCCCAATGCCCTCGGCCAACCTCTCCATCTACATCAACAATACACAGGAGTCTGACTCTGGGAGTTACCTTTGCAATGTCATCATTCCTGGTGCTCCAGGTCTCACTGGGGAGCTGCAGCTCACTGTTAAAG TTCCTCCTTCCACTCCAGTCTGCTCTATGTCTGGGGATCCTGTGCTGAGAGGGAACGTGACACTGAGCTGTAAGTCCAGCTATGGCAAACCTGTCCCTCAGTATAAGTGGACCAAGGCTGCTCCTCTCTCTGAGGTCTACTTTTCTCCAATGCAAA AGTGGAGGTCATGCCCTCAGCCTATTCTTGTGCTTGGCTACCTGG ATGAAAAGCAGGGCACTCTGCACTTGAGCAACCTTACCAAGGGCATGTCAGGGAAATATGTGTGCAAGGCCAGTAACACAGCTGGGAGTGACACCTGCCACATCAACTTGGAAGTCTCCACCC CCAGCAAGGCCTGGCTGATAGCAGGAGCCACTGTTGGTTCAGTAGTGGGATTCGTGGCCCTCATTCTGTTTCTGGTCTTCATCTTCAGGAGGGAATGTGACACAGAAGAGGAAATGGCCAATGAGATCAA GGAGGATGCTCAGGCTCCAAAACGTGTTTCTTGGTCTAAGAGCGCCACCGCGTCAGATATCGTCTCCAAGAACGGCACTCTGTCCTCCATAACCAATAGTCCTGCTCCTCAGGACACACCTCATCTGCCTAACAACCATTACCCATACTCGCCTCAGGGTTGTGACTCAATTCTGACCACTTCAGGTGGCGCACATGTGTACCGAGGAGAGCCTAATCCTCTCCATGGGCTCCCTGGCTACAACGGCAGCAAGATGTCTAGTCACGCCCATCAGCACTACCAGCCAAAGAACAGCTGCACACTCAGGACTAATGGAGCTCAGCCACAGGCTCCATGCCCCATCTCTGTAAATGTCAGATCAATGTCATTTTGTGGCACTGTGCCTGTTCAGGCTGGATCGCTTGTCTAG
- the esamb gene encoding endothelial cell-selective adhesion molecule isoform X1, which translates to MDKVFSWTLGVFLSLLRLFPGDSQRVEMPRKDVEAIKGQMVVLEAWYTPTSAIKKNTVIWNFMASGSTQIISYSSGEIGIGSFEYRKRVGFAVPMPSANLSIYINNTQESDSGSYLCNVIIPGAPGLTGELQLTVKVPPSTPVCSMSGDPVLRGNVTLSCKSSYGKPVPQYKWTKAAPLSEVYFSPMQKWRSCPQPILVLGYLDEKQGTLHLSNLTKGMSGKYVCKASNTAGSDTCHINLEVSTPSKAWLIAGATVGSVVGFVALILFLVFIFRRECDTEEEMANEIKEDAQAPKRVSWSKSATASDIVSKNGTLSSITNSPAPQDTPHLPNNHYPYSPQGCDSILTTSGGAHVYRGEPNPLHGLPGYNGSKMSSHAHQHYQPKNSCTLRTNGAQPQAPCPISVNVRSMSFCGTVPVQAGSLV; encoded by the exons GTGATTCCCAGAGAGTTGAGATGCCTAGGAAAGACGTAGAAGCAATCAAGGGCCAAATGGTGGTTCTTGAGGCATGGTACACTCCCACATCCGCCATCAAGAAAAATACAGTCATCTGGAACTTCATGGCCAGTGGCTCCACACAA ATCATCTCATATTCTTCAGGTGAGATCGGGATTGGAAGTTTTGAGTACAGAAAACGTGTTGGCTTCGCTGTCCCAATGCCCTCGGCCAACCTCTCCATCTACATCAACAATACACAGGAGTCTGACTCTGGGAGTTACCTTTGCAATGTCATCATTCCTGGTGCTCCAGGTCTCACTGGGGAGCTGCAGCTCACTGTTAAAG TTCCTCCTTCCACTCCAGTCTGCTCTATGTCTGGGGATCCTGTGCTGAGAGGGAACGTGACACTGAGCTGTAAGTCCAGCTATGGCAAACCTGTCCCTCAGTATAAGTGGACCAAGGCTGCTCCTCTCTCTGAGGTCTACTTTTCTCCAATGCAAA AGTGGAGGTCATGCCCTCAGCCTATTCTTGTGCTTGGCTACCTGG ATGAAAAGCAGGGCACTCTGCACTTGAGCAACCTTACCAAGGGCATGTCAGGGAAATATGTGTGCAAGGCCAGTAACACAGCTGGGAGTGACACCTGCCACATCAACTTGGAAGTCTCCACCC CCAGCAAGGCCTGGCTGATAGCAGGAGCCACTGTTGGTTCAGTAGTGGGATTCGTGGCCCTCATTCTGTTTCTGGTCTTCATCTTCAGGAGGGAATGTGACACAGAAGAGGAAATGGCCAATGAGATCAA GGAGGATGCTCAGGCTCCAAAACGTGTTTCTTGGTCTAAGAGCGCCACCGCGTCAGATATCGTCTCCAAGAACGGCACTCTGTCCTCCATAACCAATAGTCCTGCTCCTCAGGACACACCTCATCTGCCTAACAACCATTACCCATACTCGCCTCAGGGTTGTGACTCAATTCTGACCACTTCAGGTGGCGCACATGTGTACCGAGGAGAGCCTAATCCTCTCCATGGGCTCCCTGGCTACAACGGCAGCAAGATGTCTAGTCACGCCCATCAGCACTACCAGCCAAAGAACAGCTGCACACTCAGGACTAATGGAGCTCAGCCACAGGCTCCATGCCCCATCTCTGTAAATGTCAGATCAATGTCATTTTGTGGCACTGTGCCTGTTCAGGCTGGATCGCTTGTCTAG
- the esamb gene encoding endothelial cell-selective adhesion molecule isoform X3: MDKVFSWTLGVFLSLLRLFPGDSQRVEMPRKDVEAIKGQMVVLEAWYTPTSAIKKNTVIWNFMASGSTQIISYSSGEIGIGSFEYRKRVGFAVPMPSANLSIYINNTQESDSGSYLCNVIIPGAPGLTGELQLTVKVPPSTPVCSMSGDPVLRGNVTLSCKSSYGKPVPQYKWTKAAPLSEVYFSPMQNEKQGTLHLSNLTKGMSGKYVCKASNTAGSDTCHINLEVSTPSKAWLIAGATVGSVVGFVALILFLVFIFRRECDTEEEMANEIKEDAQAPKRVSWSKSATASDIVSKNGTLSSITNSPAPQDTPHLPNNHYPYSPQGCDSILTTSGGAHVYRGEPNPLHGLPGYNGSKMSSHAHQHYQPKNSCTLRTNGAQPQAPCPISVNVRSMSFCGTVPVQAGSLV, translated from the exons GTGATTCCCAGAGAGTTGAGATGCCTAGGAAAGACGTAGAAGCAATCAAGGGCCAAATGGTGGTTCTTGAGGCATGGTACACTCCCACATCCGCCATCAAGAAAAATACAGTCATCTGGAACTTCATGGCCAGTGGCTCCACACAA ATCATCTCATATTCTTCAGGTGAGATCGGGATTGGAAGTTTTGAGTACAGAAAACGTGTTGGCTTCGCTGTCCCAATGCCCTCGGCCAACCTCTCCATCTACATCAACAATACACAGGAGTCTGACTCTGGGAGTTACCTTTGCAATGTCATCATTCCTGGTGCTCCAGGTCTCACTGGGGAGCTGCAGCTCACTGTTAAAG TTCCTCCTTCCACTCCAGTCTGCTCTATGTCTGGGGATCCTGTGCTGAGAGGGAACGTGACACTGAGCTGTAAGTCCAGCTATGGCAAACCTGTCCCTCAGTATAAGTGGACCAAGGCTGCTCCTCTCTCTGAGGTCTACTTTTCTCCAATGCAAA ATGAAAAGCAGGGCACTCTGCACTTGAGCAACCTTACCAAGGGCATGTCAGGGAAATATGTGTGCAAGGCCAGTAACACAGCTGGGAGTGACACCTGCCACATCAACTTGGAAGTCTCCACCC CCAGCAAGGCCTGGCTGATAGCAGGAGCCACTGTTGGTTCAGTAGTGGGATTCGTGGCCCTCATTCTGTTTCTGGTCTTCATCTTCAGGAGGGAATGTGACACAGAAGAGGAAATGGCCAATGAGATCAA GGAGGATGCTCAGGCTCCAAAACGTGTTTCTTGGTCTAAGAGCGCCACCGCGTCAGATATCGTCTCCAAGAACGGCACTCTGTCCTCCATAACCAATAGTCCTGCTCCTCAGGACACACCTCATCTGCCTAACAACCATTACCCATACTCGCCTCAGGGTTGTGACTCAATTCTGACCACTTCAGGTGGCGCACATGTGTACCGAGGAGAGCCTAATCCTCTCCATGGGCTCCCTGGCTACAACGGCAGCAAGATGTCTAGTCACGCCCATCAGCACTACCAGCCAAAGAACAGCTGCACACTCAGGACTAATGGAGCTCAGCCACAGGCTCCATGCCCCATCTCTGTAAATGTCAGATCAATGTCATTTTGTGGCACTGTGCCTGTTCAGGCTGGATCGCTTGTCTAG
- the LOC124394805 gene encoding V-set and immunoglobulin domain-containing protein 2-like isoform X2, with protein sequence MAHTRTLFVSWILIHCFDEAWSWHAVLVKSSVFAHAGSEAELSCTYSTQVSEGFTLEWRYAADGTPAVQAQRVLYYNGKLYWVGSWENKIALLQNPPVSGVASLKIHNVQPSDSGLYICDVTNPNDWSGSGQGLINLTVLVAPSVPVCELNGHTYLGDDATLTCHSSQGVPTPIYSWTREKETEPLPPNSIVADQRTGSLLLSNLSTAFSGTYMCRASNDLGEAACSIAVKVARKMLIHQ encoded by the exons ATGGCTCACACTCGCACTTTGTTCGTCTCTTGGATTTTGATCCACTGTTTTG ATGAAGCCTGGTCCTGGCATGCAGTGTTGGTAAAGAGTTCAGTGTTTGCACACGCCGGTTCAGAAGCCGAGCTCTCCTGCACCTACAGCACACAGGTTTCAGAGGGCTTCACTCTGGAGTGGCGTTATGCTGCTGACGGTACTCCTGCTGTTCAAGCCCAGAGG GTGTTGTACTACAATGGGAAACTATATTGGGTGGGCTCTTGGGAGAACAAAATAGCTTTACTGCAGAATCCTCCAGTGTCTGGCGTTGCCTCATTGAAGATCCACAACGTCCAACCCAGTGACAGTGGTCTTTATATATGTGATGTTACCAATCCAAAcgactggtctggaagtgggcAGGGTCTTATCAACCTGACTGTGCTGG TGGCACCATCTGTTCCTGTATGTGAGCTAAATGGCCACACCTATTTGGGGGATGATGCCACTCTTACATGCCACAGCTCCCAGGGTGTTCCTACACCTATTTATTCCTGgacgagagagaaagaaacagagccTCTGCCCCCTAACAGCATTGTAGCAG ACCAGCGTACTGGATCGCTTCTCTTGTCCAACCTTTCTACTGCCTTTTCTGGAACCTACATGTGCAGAGCTTCTAATGATCTGGGTGAGGCAGCATGCAGCATCGCTGTGAAAGTGGCAC GAAAAATGCTGATTCATCAGTGA
- the LOC124394805 gene encoding V-set and immunoglobulin domain-containing protein 2-like isoform X1 has translation MAHTRTLFVSWILIHCFDEAWSWHAVLVKSSVFAHAGSEAELSCTYSTQVSEGFTLEWRYAADGTPAVQAQRVLYYNGKLYWVGSWENKIALLQNPPVSGVASLKIHNVQPSDSGLYICDVTNPNDWSGSGQGLINLTVLVAPSVPVCELNGHTYLGDDATLTCHSSQGVPTPIYSWTREKETEPLPPNSIVADQRTGSLLLSNLSTAFSGTYMCRASNDLGEAACSIAVKVAHGSSAAVVGGVLMGLFLLVLLIAAVVVYFFFCYKKRAHSCTENKSRKNADSSVTRQSKGHLLSAHFDGDELKVSHLSPLV, from the exons ATGGCTCACACTCGCACTTTGTTCGTCTCTTGGATTTTGATCCACTGTTTTG ATGAAGCCTGGTCCTGGCATGCAGTGTTGGTAAAGAGTTCAGTGTTTGCACACGCCGGTTCAGAAGCCGAGCTCTCCTGCACCTACAGCACACAGGTTTCAGAGGGCTTCACTCTGGAGTGGCGTTATGCTGCTGACGGTACTCCTGCTGTTCAAGCCCAGAGG GTGTTGTACTACAATGGGAAACTATATTGGGTGGGCTCTTGGGAGAACAAAATAGCTTTACTGCAGAATCCTCCAGTGTCTGGCGTTGCCTCATTGAAGATCCACAACGTCCAACCCAGTGACAGTGGTCTTTATATATGTGATGTTACCAATCCAAAcgactggtctggaagtgggcAGGGTCTTATCAACCTGACTGTGCTGG TGGCACCATCTGTTCCTGTATGTGAGCTAAATGGCCACACCTATTTGGGGGATGATGCCACTCTTACATGCCACAGCTCCCAGGGTGTTCCTACACCTATTTATTCCTGgacgagagagaaagaaacagagccTCTGCCCCCTAACAGCATTGTAGCAG ACCAGCGTACTGGATCGCTTCTCTTGTCCAACCTTTCTACTGCCTTTTCTGGAACCTACATGTGCAGAGCTTCTAATGATCTGGGTGAGGCAGCATGCAGCATCGCTGTGAAAGTGGCAC ATGGCAGTAGTGCAGCAGTGGTAGGCGGAGTGCTGATGGGACTTTTTCTCTTAGTCCTACTCATTGCAGCTGTGgttgtttatttcttcttctgctACAAGAAGAGAGCTCACAGCTgcacagaaaacaaatcaag GAAAAATGCTGATTCATCAGTGACACGCCAGTCAAAAGGTCATCTGCTTTCTGCTCATTTTGATGGTGATGAGCTCAAAGTCTCTCACCTCAGCCCACTGGTGTAA